From the genome of Papaver somniferum cultivar HN1 chromosome 2, ASM357369v1, whole genome shotgun sequence, one region includes:
- the LOC113350193 gene encoding acyl carrier protein 4, chloroplastic-like, protein MASISGSTSVCISRCLSQQNQVRSGLNSVSLSIQKPNFPSLRSRPVPFRRFQVSCAAKKETVDKVCEIVRKQLALPANSTLSGESKFSALGADSLDTVEIVMGLEEAFGISVEEESAQSIATVQDAADMIEDLLK, encoded by the exons ATGGCATCCATTTCTGGGTCTACTTCTGTTTGTATCTCAAGATGTTTGTCTCAACAAAATCAG GTTAGGAGTGGTCTGAATTCAGTTTCGCTCTCCATTCAGAAACCAAACTTTCCTTCACTTAGGTCGCGACCAGTTCCATTTCGTCGCTTTCAAGTTTCCTGTGCG GCCAAGAAAGAGACAGTCGATAAGGTCTGTGAAATAGTGAGGAAACAGTTGGCGTTACCAGCTAACTCCACACTCTCCGGCGAATCAAAGTTCTCTGCACTCGGAGCCGATTCTCTCGATACG GTTGAGATTGTTATGGGCCTTGAAGAGGCATTTGGGATCAGCGTCGAAGAAGAGAGTGCACAGAGTATCGCTACTGTCCAGGATGCTGCTGATATGATCGAGGATCTGCTCAAGTAA